A stretch of Desulfurivibrio alkaliphilus AHT 2 DNA encodes these proteins:
- the cobA gene encoding uroporphyrinogen-III C-methyltransferase, with product MSKKGKVYLVGAGPGDPELITVKGKRLLGRAEVVVYDYLANKKLLAHVPPTAVLIYAGKKGGSTHTHSQTEINQMLVDHALGGKTVVRLKGGDPFIFGRGGEEIEELSAHGVPFEVVPGVTSASAAATYAGVPITHRAFTSSVAFITGHEDPNKKESRIAWDKLATGVGTLVFYMGIKNLPNIVANLIKHGRDPQTPVAVVRWASTPEQRSVVGTLASISEVVRQAGITPPALVVVGEVVSLREVINWYEKRPLFGKKILVTRSREQASELVQSLEDLGADCLEGSTIALAEPPDWAPLDQALDKIATYNWLLFTSPNAVNFFFKRLAALGLDSRRLHGPQIAVVGTATAEALQNYGIKADLLPARFTAEGLAEALLAQGVSGRKILLPRALKAREVLPESLRAAGAEVDIAPVYQNTRPPMADEIRQALERQEVDLITFTSSSTASNLFALLNWPAEELARRLAGVKIAAIGPITAATVEKAGLKVDIQPETHTIPEMVSAIAAYYL from the coding sequence ATGTCGAAAAAGGGGAAGGTTTATCTGGTGGGGGCCGGTCCCGGCGACCCGGAACTGATCACCGTCAAGGGTAAACGCCTGTTGGGGCGGGCCGAGGTGGTGGTTTATGACTACCTGGCCAATAAAAAATTGCTGGCCCATGTACCGCCGACGGCTGTTTTAATCTATGCCGGCAAAAAGGGGGGTAGCACCCATACCCACAGTCAGACTGAAATCAACCAGATGCTGGTGGACCATGCCTTGGGCGGGAAAACCGTGGTGCGGCTTAAAGGTGGTGATCCCTTCATCTTTGGCCGGGGCGGGGAAGAGATCGAAGAGCTGTCCGCCCATGGGGTGCCTTTCGAGGTAGTGCCCGGGGTGACCTCCGCCAGTGCCGCCGCCACCTACGCCGGGGTGCCCATCACCCATCGCGCTTTTACCTCTTCGGTGGCCTTCATCACCGGGCATGAGGATCCCAACAAAAAGGAAAGCCGGATCGCCTGGGATAAGCTGGCCACCGGGGTGGGTACCCTGGTGTTTTACATGGGCATCAAAAACCTGCCCAATATTGTCGCCAACCTGATCAAGCACGGCCGGGACCCGCAGACTCCGGTGGCGGTTGTGCGCTGGGCCTCCACCCCGGAGCAGCGTTCGGTGGTGGGAACACTGGCTAGTATTAGCGAAGTGGTGCGCCAGGCCGGCATCACCCCGCCGGCTTTGGTGGTGGTGGGTGAGGTGGTGAGCCTGCGGGAGGTGATCAACTGGTATGAAAAGCGGCCGTTGTTTGGCAAAAAGATCCTGGTTACCCGCAGCCGGGAGCAGGCCAGCGAACTGGTGCAAAGCCTGGAGGATCTGGGGGCCGACTGCCTGGAAGGCTCCACCATCGCCCTGGCCGAACCACCGGACTGGGCCCCGCTGGACCAGGCTTTGGATAAAATCGCCACCTATAACTGGCTGCTCTTCACCAGCCCCAACGCGGTGAACTTTTTCTTTAAGCGGCTGGCGGCCTTGGGCTTGGACAGCCGCCGCCTGCACGGCCCGCAGATTGCCGTGGTGGGTACGGCCACCGCCGAGGCGTTGCAAAACTACGGGATCAAGGCCGACCTGCTACCGGCCAGGTTCACCGCCGAAGGCCTGGCCGAGGCCCTGCTGGCCCAGGGGGTGTCCGGCCGGAAGATCCTGCTGCCGCGGGCCCTGAAGGCTCGCGAGGTGCTGCCGGAAAGCCTGCGCGCCGCCGGCGCCGAAGTGGATATCGCCCCGGTTTACCAGAACACTCGTCCTCCCATGGCCGATGAGATTCGCCAGGCCTTGGAGCGGCAAGAGGTGGACCTGATCACCTTTACCAGTTCCTCAACAGCCAGCAATCTCTTTGCGTTGCTCAACTGGCCCGCCGAGGAACTGGCCAGGCGCCTGGCCGGGGTCAAGATCGCCGCCATCGGTCCAATCACCGCCGCCACGGTGGAGAAGGCCGGCCTCAAGGTAGACATTCAGCCCGAGACCCATACCATCCCAGAAATGGTCAGTGCCATCGCCGCTTATTATTTGTGA
- a CDS encoding cupin domain-containing protein, which produces MKKISLHDSNQYDDKTFKRFLLHDSAYFRVLNFNLKAGQVFPVHSHPAEGQLTIQVVAGRGEFLGAENSTMPAETGDILVSEISEPHGVRADSDMRILVTIAPPI; this is translated from the coding sequence ATGAAAAAGATTTCCTTGCACGACAGCAACCAGTACGACGACAAAACCTTCAAGCGTTTCCTGCTCCACGATTCGGCCTATTTTCGGGTTCTCAACTTCAACCTCAAGGCCGGTCAGGTCTTTCCGGTCCACTCTCACCCCGCCGAAGGCCAGCTCACCATCCAGGTGGTGGCCGGCCGAGGCGAGTTTCTCGGCGCGGAAAACAGCACCATGCCGGCTGAGACCGGTGATATCCTGGTCAGTGAGATCAGCGAACCCCACGGGGTCAGGGCCGACAGCGACATGCGCATTCTGGTGACCATCGCCCCGCCGATTTGA
- a CDS encoding GDSL-type esterase/lipase family protein — MKELLFVGDSLIEYYDWARRFPAQRVHNLGWSGETVQGLLGRQGVIIAQGPAPDLILIMSGTNNIGLEETDFIADYRQIIENFQQAWPTARICMHSLPPILLPWLDPELVPKANEKLRRLAAATGCDFIDVYQLFQQEGPSNCLVEDGVHLSDRGYTIWAEAIAKLMGK, encoded by the coding sequence ATGAAGGAACTGCTTTTTGTCGGCGACTCGCTGATTGAATATTACGACTGGGCCCGCCGCTTCCCGGCCCAGCGGGTGCATAACCTGGGCTGGTCCGGCGAAACGGTACAGGGTTTGCTGGGCCGGCAGGGCGTAATCATCGCCCAGGGCCCGGCACCGGACCTGATCCTGATCATGAGCGGCACCAACAACATCGGACTTGAGGAAACCGACTTCATCGCCGACTACCGGCAAATTATCGAGAATTTCCAACAAGCCTGGCCCACCGCCCGGATCTGTATGCACAGCCTGCCGCCGATTCTGCTGCCCTGGCTTGACCCCGAGCTGGTTCCCAAGGCCAACGAAAAGCTCCGCCGCCTGGCAGCTGCGACCGGCTGCGACTTTATCGACGTCTACCAGCTGTTCCAGCAGGAAGGGCCCAGCAACTGCCTGGTGGAGGATGGGGTACACCTCAGCGACCGGGGGTACACCATCTGGGCCGAGGCCATCGCGAAGCTGATGGGCAAATAG
- a CDS encoding sigma-54-dependent transcriptional regulator: MTAQTAEVNILVVDDDEAHRYMLRAMLAEWGWRSAEAADGALAVAAVAEQPFDAVLMDVRMARMDGMEALRRIQAHNPAIPVIIMTAYSSVDSAVEAMKAGARDYLTKPLDFDRLRLTLAKALDHRQVEESRRSRRHDDPADQLDQAGIIGNSPAMKELLEMITYVAPTEATVLISGESGTGKELVATALHRNSTRKDGPLVKVNCAALVESLLESELFGHEKGAFTGADRRREGKFIQAASGTIFLDEISETSPAMQAKLLRVLQEHEIQRVGGQETLKVDVRVLAASNRVLEDAVKEGKFREDLYYRLNVVTLQVPPLRERSEDIPLLAAHFVDKFAARNRRRVEGITPQAMDLLLKHPWPGNVRELENAIERGVILMRGDYLDEQSLPLSLRRIADEAGAPPAESTTGRPSSPSSPSSLEEAEKLVVRRTLEETGGNRSEAARRLNITRKTLLSKINKYGLG; this comes from the coding sequence ATGACAGCACAAACGGCAGAAGTTAACATCCTGGTGGTGGACGACGATGAGGCTCACCGCTACATGTTGCGGGCCATGCTGGCCGAATGGGGCTGGCGCAGTGCCGAGGCGGCGGATGGAGCGCTGGCCGTCGCCGCCGTGGCGGAACAGCCCTTCGATGCGGTGCTGATGGACGTGCGCATGGCCCGCATGGACGGCATGGAGGCCCTGCGCCGTATCCAGGCCCACAACCCGGCCATTCCGGTAATTATCATGACCGCCTACTCCTCGGTGGACTCGGCGGTGGAGGCCATGAAGGCCGGCGCCCGGGATTACCTGACCAAACCCCTGGACTTCGACAGATTGCGCCTGACCCTGGCCAAGGCACTCGATCACCGCCAGGTGGAAGAGTCCCGGCGCAGCCGCCGGCATGACGACCCGGCCGACCAACTGGACCAGGCGGGAATCATCGGTAATTCGCCGGCCATGAAAGAGCTGCTGGAAATGATCACCTATGTGGCCCCCACCGAGGCCACCGTCCTGATCAGCGGCGAATCGGGCACCGGCAAGGAACTGGTGGCCACCGCCCTGCACCGCAACAGCACCCGCAAAGACGGACCGCTGGTTAAAGTAAACTGCGCTGCCCTGGTGGAAAGCCTGCTGGAATCGGAACTTTTCGGCCACGAGAAGGGCGCTTTCACCGGGGCCGACCGCCGCCGGGAGGGCAAATTCATCCAGGCCGCGAGCGGCACCATCTTTCTCGATGAAATCAGCGAAACATCACCGGCCATGCAGGCCAAACTGCTGCGGGTACTGCAGGAGCATGAAATCCAGCGCGTGGGCGGCCAGGAAACCTTAAAGGTCGACGTTCGGGTGTTGGCGGCCAGCAACCGGGTGCTGGAAGATGCCGTAAAGGAAGGTAAATTCCGCGAGGATCTTTACTACCGTCTCAACGTGGTGACCCTGCAGGTTCCCCCGCTAAGGGAAAGAAGCGAGGATATTCCGCTGCTGGCGGCCCACTTTGTCGACAAGTTTGCCGCCCGCAACCGGCGGCGGGTGGAGGGCATCACCCCGCAGGCCATGGATTTACTGTTGAAACATCCCTGGCCGGGCAACGTCCGGGAGTTGGAAAACGCCATCGAGCGGGGGGTGATCCTGATGCGCGGGGATTATCTCGATGAGCAGAGCCTGCCCCTGAGCCTGCGCCGGATCGCCGACGAAGCCGGGGCTCCGCCGGCGGAAAGCACAACCGGCCGGCCATCCTCCCCATCCTCCCCATCCTCTTTGGAGGAAGCGGAAAAACTGGTGGTGCGCAGAACCCTGGAGGAGACCGGGGGGAACCGCAGTGAAGCTGCCCGCCGGCTGAACATCACCCGTAAAACATTACTGAGCAAGATCAACAAGTACGGCCTGGGGTAA
- a CDS encoding L,D-transpeptidase family protein: protein MSFQRLYLLLLLSFTLLLPLPASGQENQDSEPIRQLLEATDPSEPLTIHRIHLRATPLLREFYRQRAFQPAWVDTNGAPQGSAQLLLAAIKEADADGLSPRDYHLESILVLSSLLAAHPSPGLAAELDLLLTDAFLLLGYHLLHGRVDQESGAPQWQVEHSQAKLSLALHAAAAPDGNPQAILTGLLPQQAGYRELRATLADYRRLAEQGGWPQVPGSTTLRLGDRDHRVVTLRQRLHRSRDLSGTAARGDVFDETLEAAVRSFQQRHGLLADGVVGRQTLAALNVPLEVRIRQLKLNLERWRWLAEEFGRRHILVNTAANKLELIEDEQAILSMRVVTGTPYRRTPNFSDRVTYLVLNPYWNIPASIAAQDILPELQENPDYLAQNGIKVLDGWNADSATVTPDTVDWERLRTRPQAFPYRLRQDPGPRNPLGRIKFMFPNAYSVYLHDTPARELFHRQTRNFSSGCIRLERPLELAANLLAGTPLDSVGALRRALFDETSHDRHVRLPSPVPVHLVYWTAWVAPDGSVQFRDDIYERDGLLAQALTTPPPMLASR, encoded by the coding sequence ATGTCTTTTCAACGTCTTTATCTGTTGCTGCTGCTCTCTTTCACCCTGCTGTTACCTTTGCCCGCCTCCGGGCAGGAAAATCAAGACAGCGAACCGATCCGTCAACTACTGGAGGCCACAGATCCCTCGGAGCCTCTAACCATCCACCGGATTCACCTGCGGGCCACCCCGCTGTTGCGGGAGTTTTACCGGCAACGCGCTTTCCAGCCCGCCTGGGTGGACACCAACGGCGCCCCCCAGGGTTCCGCCCAACTGTTGCTGGCCGCCATTAAGGAGGCCGACGCCGATGGGCTGAGCCCGAGAGATTACCACCTGGAGTCCATTCTGGTCCTGTCGAGCCTGCTGGCCGCCCACCCTTCCCCCGGACTGGCCGCCGAGCTTGACCTGCTGCTCACCGATGCCTTTCTGCTGCTTGGCTACCATTTGCTGCACGGCCGGGTAGACCAGGAAAGCGGGGCACCACAATGGCAGGTCGAACACAGCCAGGCCAAACTGAGCCTGGCGCTCCACGCTGCTGCGGCCCCGGATGGTAATCCCCAGGCAATATTGACCGGCTTGCTGCCACAACAGGCCGGCTACCGGGAATTACGCGCCACCCTGGCCGATTACCGTCGCCTCGCCGAGCAGGGCGGATGGCCGCAGGTGCCGGGCAGCACCACCCTGAGACTTGGCGACCGCGACCACCGGGTGGTTACCCTGCGGCAACGTCTTCACCGCAGCCGGGACCTGAGCGGTACTGCGGCCCGGGGAGATGTTTTTGACGAAACCCTGGAAGCGGCGGTGCGCTCCTTTCAGCAGCGCCACGGCCTGCTTGCCGACGGCGTCGTAGGGCGGCAAACCCTGGCCGCACTAAACGTGCCGCTGGAGGTCAGGATCCGCCAGTTAAAACTTAATCTGGAACGCTGGCGCTGGTTGGCCGAAGAATTCGGCCGCCGCCACATTCTGGTCAACACCGCCGCCAACAAGCTGGAACTTATCGAGGATGAACAAGCCATCCTGAGTATGCGGGTGGTTACCGGCACCCCCTACCGGCGCACCCCCAATTTCAGTGACCGGGTCACTTACCTGGTCCTTAACCCCTACTGGAATATTCCCGCCAGCATAGCCGCCCAGGACATTCTGCCGGAACTACAGGAAAACCCCGACTATCTGGCGCAAAACGGGATCAAGGTGCTGGACGGCTGGAATGCCGACTCCGCCACGGTAACCCCCGACACCGTCGACTGGGAACGCCTGCGCACCCGCCCGCAGGCCTTTCCTTATCGGCTGCGCCAGGATCCCGGCCCCCGCAACCCCCTGGGCCGGATCAAGTTCATGTTTCCCAACGCCTACAGCGTCTACCTGCACGACACCCCCGCCCGTGAACTTTTCCACCGGCAAACCCGCAATTTCAGCTCCGGCTGCATCCGCCTGGAAAGGCCCTTGGAACTTGCCGCCAACCTGCTGGCCGGCACCCCGCTGGACTCCGTTGGCGCGCTTAGAAGAGCCCTGTTTGACGAGACCAGCCACGACCGGCATGTTCGCCTGCCCTCGCCGGTCCCGGTACACCTGGTCTATTGGACCGCCTGGGTAGCGCCGGACGGCTCGGTACAGTTCCGCGACGATATCTATGAACGCGACGGCCTGCTGGCCCAGGCGCTGACCACCCCGCCCCCCATGCTGGCCTCCCGCTGA
- a CDS encoding YcbK family protein: MLFPPSGRRSFLKRSLLATVALGGGGLAWAHELLAAVRPARRLALYHLHTGERLTITFRDPRGNHIPSALAEINRLLRCHHTGEIHPIDPETIDYLSLVDSKLGGGNEFHIISGYRSPAYNRRLLREGRQVAPRSLHLTGRAIDVRLPKIGAATLRRAALDLKLGGVGYYPRSGFVHLDSGPFRSW, encoded by the coding sequence ATGCTTTTCCCCCCATCGGGTCGCAGGTCTTTTCTTAAGCGTTCATTGTTGGCCACCGTGGCCCTCGGAGGTGGCGGCCTTGCCTGGGCCCATGAGCTGCTGGCGGCGGTCCGGCCGGCTCGGCGGCTGGCCTTGTACCACCTGCATACCGGAGAGAGGCTGACCATAACCTTCCGGGACCCCAGAGGCAATCACATCCCATCGGCCCTGGCCGAGATCAACCGCCTGTTGCGTTGTCACCATACCGGCGAAATTCACCCCATCGACCCGGAAACCATCGACTATCTCAGCCTGGTGGACAGTAAACTGGGGGGCGGTAACGAGTTTCATATTATTTCCGGATACCGCTCACCGGCCTACAACCGGCGCTTACTACGCGAGGGAAGGCAAGTGGCGCCGCGCAGCCTGCACCTGACCGGCCGGGCCATTGATGTGCGCCTGCCGAAAATTGGCGCGGCCACCCTGCGTCGGGCGGCGCTGGACCTCAAGTTGGGCGGTGTCGGCTACTATCCGCGCAGTGGTTTTGTGCACCTGGATTCAGGCCCCTTCCGCTCCTGGTAG
- the pssA gene encoding CDP-diacylglycerol--serine O-phosphatidyltransferase: MSNRRRRYFGRERQGGKGRISLLPSLLTTISLFSGFYAIVAAIEGQFFHSAVAIIIAGVFDGLDGRVARLTGTTSGFGKEYDSLCDLVAFGVAPAILAYQWVLHPFGRYGWLAAFLYVATTALRLARFNSQAGGEESKNFTGLPCPAAGGMIATSFLFCHFFGITGRPMDVVMLAAVYLLSYLMVSSITYLSFKKPETQRRKAFQTVVGLVLMIMVLATEPRVTLFALGLVYVLSGPLAAAYRWLKPAQPAGDEQEKEATPGEATEETAAKNIKHGG; the protein is encoded by the coding sequence ATGAGCAACCGGCGGCGTCGATATTTCGGAAGGGAAAGGCAGGGTGGTAAAGGCAGAATCAGCCTGTTGCCCAGCCTGCTTACCACCATCAGTCTGTTCAGTGGTTTTTATGCCATTGTGGCGGCCATTGAGGGGCAGTTTTTCCATTCCGCCGTGGCCATCATCATCGCCGGCGTTTTTGATGGACTGGATGGTCGGGTGGCGCGGCTCACCGGCACCACCAGCGGTTTCGGCAAGGAGTACGATTCCCTCTGCGACCTGGTGGCCTTCGGGGTGGCGCCGGCTATTTTGGCCTATCAGTGGGTGTTGCACCCCTTCGGCCGCTACGGCTGGCTGGCGGCCTTTTTGTATGTTGCCACCACCGCCCTGCGGCTGGCCCGTTTCAATTCCCAGGCCGGGGGTGAGGAAAGTAAAAATTTCACCGGTTTGCCCTGCCCGGCGGCCGGCGGGATGATCGCCACTTCTTTTTTGTTCTGCCACTTTTTCGGCATCACCGGGCGTCCCATGGACGTGGTGATGCTGGCGGCGGTTTACCTGCTCTCTTACCTGATGGTCAGTTCCATCACCTATTTGAGTTTTAAAAAGCCGGAAACCCAGCGGCGGAAGGCGTTTCAGACGGTGGTGGGGCTGGTGCTGATGATCATGGTGCTGGCCACTGAACCCCGGGTGACCCTCTTTGCCCTGGGGTTGGTTTATGTGCTGTCCGGGCCGCTGGCGGCGGCTTACCGATGGCTGAAACCGGCCCAACCGGCCGGTGATGAGCAGGAAAAGGAAGCAACTCCGGGGGAGGCGACCGAAGAGACAGCGGCAAAAAATATAAAGCACGGCGGTTAA
- a CDS encoding 2-isopropylmalate synthase — MSDKIFIFDTTLRDGEQSPGASMNIHEKFRLAQQLGKLNVDVIEAGFPAASLGDFECVKNIADNVRGPQIAALARCNVKDIDTAWEALKNGENPRIHTFLATSEIHMQHKLRMTREQVLELATASVKHAAKYTSNVEFSAEDASRSDLDFVCRVFEAVIEAGATTLNFPDTTGYALPEEYGAQIRYLLENIRNIDRAIISVHCHNDLGLAVANSLAAINNGARQVECTINGLGERAGNTAMEELVMILRTRGEQARLHTDIVTEHIFPTSRLVSTITGMPVQPNKAIVGANAFLHESGIHQDGVLKERSTYEIMNPKDIGISTSNIILGKHSGRHALRDKIKEMGYTDLGEEEINRVFERFKAVADLKKEMFEEDLEAIIMDEVLRVPEAFQLLHLGAMSGSRSLPTAAVKMLVRGEEKETASLGVGPIDAAFRAIAQLAGTDSKLLYFSVSSITGGTDAQGEVMVRIEDDGKVVVGQGADPDIITAAAKAYLTGLNRLEYLKKENKRREQKQ, encoded by the coding sequence ATGAGCGATAAGATTTTTATTTTTGACACCACCTTGCGCGACGGTGAGCAATCACCCGGGGCGAGCATGAATATTCATGAAAAATTTCGCCTGGCCCAGCAGCTTGGCAAGCTCAACGTGGACGTGATCGAGGCGGGTTTTCCCGCCGCTTCGCTGGGCGATTTTGAGTGTGTAAAAAACATCGCCGACAATGTGCGCGGTCCCCAGATCGCAGCCCTGGCCCGTTGTAACGTCAAGGATATCGATACCGCCTGGGAGGCCCTGAAAAATGGGGAAAACCCCAGAATTCATACCTTCCTGGCCACCTCGGAAATCCATATGCAGCACAAGCTGCGCATGACCCGGGAACAGGTGCTGGAGTTAGCCACCGCCTCGGTTAAGCATGCGGCCAAATACACCAGCAACGTGGAGTTCTCCGCCGAGGACGCCTCCCGCAGCGATCTTGATTTCGTCTGCCGGGTATTCGAGGCGGTGATCGAGGCCGGGGCCACCACCCTGAACTTCCCGGACACCACCGGTTATGCCCTGCCCGAGGAATACGGTGCCCAGATCCGCTATTTGCTGGAGAACATCAGAAATATCGACCGGGCCATCATCAGTGTCCATTGCCATAACGACCTGGGGCTGGCGGTGGCCAATTCTTTGGCCGCCATCAACAACGGCGCCAGGCAGGTGGAATGCACCATCAACGGCCTGGGCGAACGGGCCGGCAATACCGCCATGGAAGAGCTGGTGATGATCCTCCGTACCCGGGGCGAGCAGGCCAGGTTGCACACCGACATTGTCACCGAACACATTTTTCCCACCAGCCGGTTGGTCAGCACCATCACCGGCATGCCGGTGCAGCCCAACAAGGCCATTGTCGGGGCCAACGCCTTTTTGCATGAATCGGGGATTCACCAGGATGGGGTCCTCAAGGAGCGCAGCACCTATGAAATCATGAACCCCAAGGACATCGGGATTTCCACCAGCAACATCATCCTGGGCAAACATTCCGGCCGCCACGCCTTGCGCGACAAAATCAAGGAGATGGGTTACACCGACCTGGGCGAGGAAGAGATCAACCGGGTTTTTGAGCGCTTCAAGGCGGTGGCCGACCTCAAAAAGGAGATGTTTGAAGAGGACCTGGAGGCCATCATCATGGATGAGGTGCTGCGGGTGCCGGAGGCCTTCCAGTTGTTGCACTTGGGCGCCATGAGCGGTAGCCGTTCGCTGCCCACGGCGGCGGTGAAGATGCTGGTGCGCGGCGAGGAGAAAGAGACCGCCTCCCTGGGAGTCGGCCCCATCGACGCCGCCTTTCGGGCCATCGCCCAGCTGGCCGGCACCGACAGCAAATTGCTCTACTTTTCGGTAAGCTCCATCACCGGCGGCACCGATGCCCAGGGCGAGGTGATGGTGCGCATCGAAGATGACGGCAAGGTGGTGGTGGGGCAGGGGGCCGACCCGGACATCATCACCGCCGCCGCCAAGGCCTATCTCACCGGTTTGAACCGTTTGGAGTATTTGAAAAAGGAAAATAAAAGGAGAGAGCAAAAGCAATGA
- a CDS encoding aspartate-semialdehyde dehydrogenase, giving the protein MSNEGRKYNVAVAGATGAVGGAMLEVLERRDFPVGELRLLASSRSVGKKLTFKGAEHPVQLLAPDAFAGIDIALFSAGGDRSLEFAPAAAAAGAVVVDNSSAFRMDPEVPLVVPEVNPHAIAQYKNKGIIANPNCSTIQMLVALKPIHDAVKIKRIVVSTYQAVSGSGAEAIDELEKQVRAWAAGQPLPREVYPHQIAFNCLPHIDAFLDNGYTKEEMKMVNETRKMFEDPTIGVTATTVRVPVFYGHSEAVNIETEKKISAAEVRELLAVAPGVKLVDEPTLSQYPMALDCAGKFETLVGRIREDESIANGINLWVVADNILKGAALNTVQIAEIVARDYL; this is encoded by the coding sequence ATGAGTAATGAGGGAAGAAAATATAATGTGGCGGTGGCCGGGGCCACCGGCGCCGTGGGTGGCGCCATGCTGGAGGTGCTTGAACGGCGGGATTTTCCGGTGGGTGAGCTGCGCCTGCTGGCCTCGTCCCGTTCGGTGGGGAAAAAGCTGACCTTTAAAGGGGCTGAGCATCCCGTGCAACTGCTGGCCCCGGACGCCTTTGCCGGTATTGATATCGCGCTGTTTTCCGCCGGCGGAGATCGCTCCCTGGAGTTTGCCCCGGCGGCGGCCGCGGCCGGGGCGGTGGTGGTGGACAACTCCAGCGCTTTCCGCATGGACCCCGAGGTTCCCCTGGTGGTGCCCGAGGTTAACCCCCACGCCATCGCCCAGTACAAAAACAAGGGGATTATCGCCAACCCCAACTGCTCCACCATCCAGATGCTGGTGGCGCTGAAGCCGATTCATGACGCGGTTAAAATCAAGCGGATTGTGGTTTCCACCTACCAGGCGGTTTCCGGTTCGGGGGCCGAGGCCATTGACGAGTTGGAAAAACAGGTGCGGGCCTGGGCCGCCGGCCAACCATTGCCCCGGGAGGTCTACCCGCACCAGATCGCCTTCAACTGCCTGCCCCACATCGACGCCTTCCTGGATAACGGCTATACCAAGGAAGAGATGAAGATGGTCAACGAAACCCGCAAGATGTTTGAAGACCCCACCATTGGGGTTACCGCCACCACCGTGCGGGTGCCGGTCTTTTACGGCCACTCCGAGGCGGTTAATATCGAGACCGAAAAGAAGATCAGCGCCGCCGAGGTAAGAGAGCTGCTGGCGGTCGCCCCCGGGGTTAAGCTGGTGGATGAGCCGACCCTGAGCCAATACCCCATGGCCCTGGACTGCGCCGGAAAATTTGAAACCCTGGTGGGTCGCATCCGCGAGGATGAGTCCATTGCCAACGGGATCAATCTGTGGGTGGTGGCCGACAACATCCTCAAGGGAGCGGCGCTGAACACCGTGCAGATCGCCGAAATCGTGGCCCGGGACTACCTGTAA
- the rsmD gene encoding 16S rRNA (guanine(966)-N(2))-methyltransferase RsmD, whose amino-acid sequence MRIIAGRFKGRRLRAPGRRFADSLVRPTSDRAREALFNLLQGEVTGAAVLDLFAGTGALGLEALSRGAEQALFVEGNPSVARLLRENIELCGVAEQSRLVVRDCAFGLDFLTPLAPPAGFDLIMVDPPYDKGLAEATLARLAALPAAVFAPGAMLVVETRQQETLPPAAGPFQCRRDSRRYGEARFHFFNYEKGAR is encoded by the coding sequence ATGCGGATCATCGCCGGTCGCTTTAAGGGGCGGCGGTTGCGCGCCCCGGGGCGCCGTTTTGCAGACTCCCTGGTGCGTCCCACGTCGGACCGGGCCCGGGAGGCGCTTTTCAACCTGCTGCAGGGCGAGGTTACGGGCGCTGCCGTGCTGGACCTTTTTGCCGGTACCGGCGCTTTGGGGCTGGAGGCTTTGAGCCGGGGGGCAGAGCAGGCGCTGTTTGTCGAGGGAAACCCGTCGGTGGCGCGGCTGTTGCGGGAAAACATCGAGCTTTGCGGGGTTGCGGAACAGAGCCGGTTGGTGGTGCGCGACTGCGCCTTCGGGCTTGATTTCCTCACCCCCTTGGCCCCCCCGGCCGGGTTTGACCTGATCATGGTCGATCCCCCTTATGATAAAGGGTTGGCAGAAGCCACGCTGGCCAGGCTGGCAGCCTTGCCGGCGGCGGTTTTTGCCCCCGGGGCGATGCTGGTGGTGGAGACCCGGCAGCAGGAAACGCTGCCGCCGGCGGCCGGCCCTTTCCAATGCCGGCGGGATTCCCGGCGTTACGGTGAGGCCCGCTTTCATTTTTTTAACTACGAAAAAGGTGCTCGATGA
- the coaD gene encoding pantetheine-phosphate adenylyltransferase: MSDYEPLVREETNQRIAVYPGTFDPITMGHIDIIKRALTLFDRVIVAIAVNPAKQPLFSLAERKQMIRDSFTDVNDRIEVDEVSGLLVDYAYRRGARAIVRGLRAVSDFDYEFQLALMNRRIEREVETVFLMTGFRWIYISSSIIKDAARHGGDVGGLVPDHVCDRLRERFMVEG, from the coding sequence ATGAGTGACTATGAACCCCTGGTGCGGGAGGAGACCAACCAGCGGATCGCCGTTTACCCCGGAACCTTTGATCCCATCACCATGGGCCATATCGACATTATTAAGCGGGCCCTGACCCTTTTTGACCGGGTTATCGTGGCCATTGCCGTAAATCCCGCCAAACAGCCGCTGTTCAGCCTGGCGGAACGTAAGCAGATGATCAGGGATTCCTTCACCGATGTTAATGACCGCATCGAGGTGGATGAGGTTTCCGGACTGCTGGTGGATTACGCCTACCGCCGTGGGGCCCGGGCCATTGTCCGGGGGTTGCGGGCGGTGTCCGATTTCGATTATGAGTTCCAGTTGGCCCTGATGAACCGTCGGATTGAGCGGGAAGTGGAAACCGTATTTCTGATGACCGGCTTCCGTTGGATCTACATCAGCTCCAGCATCATCAAGGATGCGGCTCGCCATGGCGGTGATGTCGGTGGCCTGGTGCCCGACCATGTTTGCGATCGCCTGCGCGAGCGCTTTATGGTCGAAGGGTAA